One window from the genome of Uranotaenia lowii strain MFRU-FL unplaced genomic scaffold, ASM2978415v1 HiC_scaffold_162, whole genome shotgun sequence encodes:
- the LOC129759470 gene encoding titin isoform X2 has product MDDDGSEYSDGEIVWVKLSYCWWPGEVFGGERLTEEFTSTLKRQPLAVVKFFDEDSYEYVKNTNFIYKYNCSRKHEFLRKGLEQYRAKNRHMEKFPSDVMHAERATGGDPDIVNSTTLLQPQKRESYAHIFQPTSSGKGGKGKITSPSKIVPAIPTKKHEVRILAQASSLTGIPAHGGGSVADNSSTSSAQIYHCYKCGFESRRQNVIVVHTKYCRAVPSVTLTVPKSKETKTSDLSPAKLNSDIQKPQELPKPIEVVKESVDESIEELQVKESKPSRGKTASRTPRTAAIAKSLVETPTSTIKSNDRRRNRGRGKASLAADEITESLENQQEVKEVSVKESEKPEQPLTEDSPGKTSTKADVELKNELLADWSEDEQDEPESSTVPETTKQTNSTKKSIEENNTSTLVETATSDDAGKLEKDVEKVSESSPQISSPVSSGTIIKYRNIPKKQKREFIEVTNDQPSTASVIPVANVEKSSSEGSISTGATCGESLSVATLDKTPTSNDSLSERPLSAKQRILDRATRGSSSKSVSSDELKPESPTKLPKQESPSSTNESRKEVSCFDFKDDEDDEVVLNKSPRRSLSNKRDTSADVSKDEEDLTRAKQDADLKNEIDSLLNEVSIPKIPDLPKRGNVKSPVPTTSSSTETTPQQLSNEEIDDNRTLPPKERGKRIFKTRNKIIENEAIALEQSKAIVMDFVLKSHEEEIAELRAAEEAKQMSESPTTTNDDSQESVASAGRFEKSEFAAIKSKRSKYPQQKKSDDTVEPEEPAVSSSVKSNTTEISCPVSIDKEEIESEALSTPVVSGTKGRRGKQRKSGTPVVEKVIPQEVVEPVIVQQVEESTPRARKKRSSEFGNLDLSLLVDTPRSRRGRKPDDSIPEPELNQKVGQEEQQDKLLKVIESKNKRQDKSIKQKASRTVEINESSEKNEELPSSEEVKHATLEPKAPVMIDVHRKSKRSKKDDSINQEQEKSESLTEQCLVVKLEDINVLADADRDSKSIVQEDHILKVGETDKDTTQFAEHPAEEEPISSEAVETPHRKSKRSKKDDLIADKSIEKVPEKPEPLKKGESVAANVENPPETIDNSEVLEVLDSETHRKSKRTRKDEPVAIIEHKVEVLPSPEENVSHETKSPKTKRGKHVLKQITDSPRNEKPDTKPEPIADEASPINEKSPKGKPIVAIPDDESSASKQQPIKMIIKSRGNKSNSELIFDPVIVSPERKEEISVKESLPKSPKSTKRKKPSFEEMLTQPDELSLAVMSARIDKSSKASKLKRTKLDKQTEQHSSTEVGEKNSISATKPSVTDLQIAEALIKLPEVVPSKTKAIKANQEEAVSLTASVTSSVANSASSSSGKTINPRKRHLQTLVSAETTEGLIERNKCNEIIPEKKKRDVCKADDKKTTSLPEVAPAKISEPTKISNDEDKFDIDNIPIVLDDSGDLLDDSRISTTTSSVTLQNPVKMDEDVQLISTTRPMAKKLVIVKNSNGSAKIIGTKESFSQSNTSKKSLGIKSSTIIIKPPNDEPKKRETVRSPVHSPQLVQASSGGQIVITSKGTVLTTQSPSTSTAKMTPKTQMTQNSSVISSVSSVGTISSSTTAKKLTTHGVVQRSSSPAKSPAKICVQSQQIIHPPIKSKMAVSKPSDPTAPVVVHKMELTPKKSQLATPPPKKALAKKMTELSQGTSSSNKPLFTTSKGEPTTLSPKSGKKGHKVIKISPQKLKEFTRLGMVEDKGQGKVLTASGMKKFRQEQQLLQQQHNLKVKSEQTKTSSRSYEEPDEEPSTSTPTPPPPAGPSTEVVIAAAADSSVKEVPGIYSETEEVPETTLASSTQLPSKPSTVTPTSSSGDLLSTEGNEADAAIQEIEPETSTSQSPTIELADPIIAEPSDESELHQPTLSTEPAESAESSSNVQESSQLIAVPAENFGGPANLFYLCSVRDEGFVPVNNELLYLDASNQLVALPENASLEEIASQQAAAAGVLEIPVDATGNASEHHVAEIDGSLDAGQQNIILNTQDGQQIILDQQSLMALAAGGDTSQLLTPDGQQILLQGSAQELLAALAVSQPGLGIVADGAQIIVAPESLIDLQDTPLPGEIIQVNPNTTVETNAVLTKPPIMSTVEVPTKNGNGTESSSHPPEQNLLEGGSATNLDESLAAVIGVPTGNPNVPTSLELPITVTNPVIAKTTTSKINPIYPSTTAISAIGGIDPALAAAAVIELPTVAQTVPDKLSAIKSVWD; this is encoded by the exons ATGGACGATGACGGGAGCGAGTACAGTGATGGGGAAATAGTTTGGGTTAAGCTCAGCTACTGTTGGTGGCCCGGTGAAGTGTTTGGTGGCGAAAGGTTGACGGAAGAGTTCACGTCCACACTGAAGCGGCAACCTCTAGCGGTCGTAAAATTCTTCGACGAAGATTCATA TGAATACGTTAAGAATACCAATTTTATTTATAAGTACAACTGCAGCAGAAAGCATGAGTTCCTCAGGAAAGGATTAG aGCAATACCGTGCTAAAAACAGGCATATGGAAAAATTCCCGTCGGACGTAATGCATGCCGAGCGTGCGACCGGGGGCGATCCAGATATTGTCAACTCAACAACACTTCTTCAGCCGCAGAAACGAGAAAGTTACGCGCATATTTTTCAACCAACTAGCAGTGGAAAAG GTGGTAAAGGTAAAATTACTTCACCCAGTAAAATTGTCCCGGCAATCCCTACTAAAAAACACGAGGTTCGAATTCTGGCACAGGCCTCATCCTTGACCGGAATACCAGCCCACGGTGGTGGCTCTGTTGCCGATAACAGTTCGACGTCATCTGCGCAAATTTACCACTGCTACAAATGTGGCTTCGAAAGCCGTCGTCAAAATGTCATTGTCGTACATACTAAGTACTGCCGAGCAGTACCATCAGTTACACTAACTGTTCCGAAATCTAAGG AAACCAAAACCAGCGATTTATCACCAGCTAAACTTAATTCCGATATCCAAAAACCACAGGAACTTCCGAAGCCAATTGAAGTTGTTAAAGAATCTGTAGACGAATCAATTGAAGAGCTTCAAGTTAAAGAATCGAAACCTTCTCGTGGCAAAACAGCAAGCCGTACTCCCAGAACTGCAGCTATAGCGAAGTCTCTCGTGGAAACGCCAACTTCTACAATCAAATCAAATGATAGAAGACGGAACCGTGGTCGAGGAAAGGCTTCTTTGGCTGCCGATGAAATAACAGAATCACTTGAAAATCAGCAAGAAGTCAAAGAGGTGTCCGTTAAGGAATCAGAAAAACCAGAACAGCCTCTCACGGAGGATTCCCCCGGCAAAACGTCAACCAAGGCGGATGTCGAGTTGAAGAACGAACTTTTGGCTGACTGGAGCGAAGATGAACAAGACGAACCGGAAAGCAGTACAGTTCCCGAAACGACCAAACAAACCAATTCCACAAAAAAGTCCATCGAAGAAAACAACACATCCACGCTCGTCGAAACGGCCACGTCCGATGATGCTGGCAAATTGGAAAAAGATGTCGAAAAGGTCTCTGAATCATCCCCCCAGATATCTTCTCCTGTTTCTTCCGGGACAATTATCAAGTATCGCAACATaccgaagaaacaaaaaagagaaTTCATAGAGGTGACCAACGATCAACCATCAACCGCATCAGTTATTCCTGTTGCTAATGTTGAAAAGTCCTCAAGTGAAGGAAGTATCAGCACAGGCGCAACATGCGGCGAATCGCTCAGCGTGGCAACCCTGGATAAAACTCCAACTTCGAACGATAGCCTCTCGGAACGACCGCTAAGTGCCAAGCAACGTATCCTGGATAGGGCAACTCGTGGATCCAGTAGTAAGTCCGTTAGCAGCGATGAACTCAAACCGGAATCGCCTACAAAACTGCCAAAGCAGGAATCTCCATCCTCGACTAACGAATCAAGGAAAGAAGTTTCTTGTTTCGATTTTAAGGACGACGAAGATGACGAAGTGGTTCTGAATAAATCTCCACGGAGATCACTTTCTAATAAACGGGACACGTCGGCTGACGTTTCGAAGGACGAAGAAGACTTAACAAGAGCTAAACAAGACGCAGACCTCAAGAACGAAATTGATTCTTTGCTAAACGAAGTTAGCATTCCCAAGATTCCGGATCTACCGAAACGCGGTAATGTCAAGTCGCCTGTACCTACGACAAGCTCATCGACTGAGACAACACCACAGCAACTATCGAATGAAGAAATTGATGATAATCGTACACTACCACCGAAGGAACGTGGTAagagaattttcaaaactcgcaacaaaattatcgaaaatgaAGCGATAGCTTTGGAACAATCTAAAGCCATCGTAATGGATTTCGTATTAAAATCTCACGAAGAAGAGATTGCAGAACTTCGAGCAGCAGAGGAAGCCAAACAAATGTCTGAGTCCCCGACGACAACCAATGATGACTCCCAAGAATCAGTGGCATCTGCCGGGCGTTTCGAAAAATCTGAGTTTGCTGCCATTAAATCCAAGCGTTCAAAGTATCCACAGCAGAAAAAATCTGATGATACCGTTGAGCCAGAAGAGCCAGCCGTTAGTTCTTCTGTCAAATCTAATACCACCGAAATATCTTGTCCGGTATCGATTGacaaagaagaaattgaatcaGAAGCATTGTCAACGCCGGTGGTTTCCGGTACCAAGGGTCGTCGAGGTAAGCAACGAAAATCAGGCACACCCGTGGTAGAAAAGGTGATTCCACAAGAAGTTGTTGAACCGGTGATTGTTCAACAAGTTGAGGAATCGACCCCTCGTGCGAGGAAGAAGAGATCAAGCGAATTTGGAAATTTGGACTTGAGTTTGTTGGTTGATACACCGCGGTCCCGTAGAGGTCGCAAACCAGATGACAGCATTCCTGAACCAGAATTGAATCAAAAAGTTGGACAGGAAGAACAACAagataaattattgaaagttaTTGAAAGTAAGAACAAACGGCAAGATAAATCGATTAAACAGAAAGCGTCTAGAACTGTAGAAATAAATGAATCGTCAGAAAAGAATGAGGAATTGCCCAGCAGCGAAGAGGTTAAACATGCAACTTTAGAACCAAAAGCGCCGGTAATGATTGATGTTCATAGGAAATCAAAACGCTCAAAAAAAGATGATTCCATTAATCAAGAACAAGAAAAAAGTGAATCACTAACTGAGCAATGCTTGGTAGTAAAATTGGAAGACATAAATGTACTTGCTGATGCTGATCGAGATTCCAAATCCATCGTTCAAGAGGATCATATTTTGAAGGTGGGAGAAACAGACAAAGATACAACACAATTTGCGGAACATCCGGCCGAAGAAGAGCCAATTTCTTCAGAGGCCGTTGAGACACCTCATCGCAAGTCAAAACGTTCGAAGAAAGATGATTTGATTGCTGATAAGAGTATTGAAAAAGTACCAGAAAAACCTGAACCATTGAAGAAAGGCGAATCTGTCGCCGCCAATGTAGAAAATCCGCCAGAAACAATTGATAACTCGGAGGTGTTGGAAGTTTTAGACAGTGAAACTCATCGCAAATCAAAACGAACAAGAAAGGATGAACCTGTTGCGATTATTGAACACAAAGTTGAGGTTCTCCCCAGTCCAGAAGAAAATGTTTCACATGAAACAAAATCTCCAAAAACTAAACGTGGTAAACATGTATTGAAACAAATTACAGATTCCCCACGCAACGAAAAACCTGACACAAAACCAGAACCGATTGCAGATGAAGCAAGCCCAATCAATGAGAAGTCCCCAAAAGGAAAACCTATTGTTGCAATTCCCGATGACGAATCTTCTGCTTCCAAACAGCAACCGATTAAAATGATCATTAAATCTCGTGGAAACAAGTCAAACTCGGAGCTTATTTTTGATCCAGTGATAGTTTCGCCGGAGCGTAAGGAAGAAATTTCTGTCAAAGAAAGTCTACCGAAGTCACCCAAGAGCACTAAAAGGAAAAAACCATCTTTCGAAGAGATGTTAACGCAACCTGACGAACTTTCTCTAGCTGTAATGTCGGCAAGAATTGATAAAAGCAGTAAAGCTTCGAAGTTGAAGCGGACAAAACTCGACAAACAAACAGAACAACACAGTTCCACAGAAGTCGGTGAGAAAAACAGTATTTCAGCGACCAAGCCTAGTGTTACAGATTTACAAATTGCAGAGGCACTAATAAAGCTTCCAGAAGTGGTTCCTTCAAAAACAAAGGCCATAAAAGCAAACCAAGAAGAAGCTGTGAGCCTTACTGCGTCAGTTACTAGTTCTGTTGCTAACAGTGCCAGCTCTAGCAGCGGTAAAACTATAAACCCTCGGAAACGCCATTTACAAACACTAGTGAGCGCGGAAACCACTGAAGGTCTTATTGAACGTAACAAATGCAATGAAATCATTCCAGAGAAGAAAAAACGCGATGTTTGCAAAGCAGATGATAAAAAAACTACATCCTTGCCTGAAGTAGCACCTGCGAAGATATCGGAACCAACGAAAATATCGAACGATgaagacaaatttgatatcGACAATATTCCTATCGTCTTGGATGATAGCGGAGATCTGCTCGATGACTCCCGAATTTCAACAACCACAAGTTCTGTTACCCTTCAGAACCCAGTCAAAATGGATGAAGATGTTCAACTGATTTCAACGACTCGGCCCATGGCCAAAAAGCTTGTTATCGTGAAGAATAGCAACGGTTCGGCTAAAATAATAGGTACGAAGGAAAGTTTTTCGCAATCGAATACATCGAAGAAAAGCTTGGGTATAAAATCCAGTACCATAATTATTAAACCTCCGAATGACGAGCCAAAAAAACGTGAAACAGTACGATCGCCTGTTCATTCACCCCAATTGGTACAAGCAAGCAGTGGTGGTCAGATTGTAATAACTAGCAAAGGTACCGTACTCACAACTCAATCACCTTCTACATCTACGGCCAAAATGACGCCGAAAACTCAAATGACGCAAAACAGTTCCGTGATTTCTTCAGTCAGCAGCGTTGGAACCATTAGCAGTTCAACAACGGCAAAGAAATTAACAACTCACGGTGTTGTGCAACGGTCATCTTCACCGGCCAAGTCTCCTGCTAAAATTTGTGTGCAATCCCAGCAAATAATCCACCCGCCCATAAAATCTAAAATGGCcgtttcaaaaccatctgaccCAACTGCACCCGTCGTTGTACACAAGATGGAGCTCACACCGAAAAAATCTCAATTGGCAACACCACCACCAAAGAAAGCACTAGCCAAGAAGATGACCGAATTATCCCAGGGTACAAGTAGCAGCAATAAACCCTTGTTCACAACATCTAAGGGTGAGCCCACCACTTTGTCACCCAAATCCGGTAAGAAGGGCCACAAAGTCATTAAGATTTCTCCTCagaaattaaaagaatttaCCAGGCTAGGAATGGTAGAGGATAAAGGTCAAGGTAAAGTACTAACAGCTAGTGGAATGAAGAAATTTCGACAAGAACAACAACTGTTACAACAGCAGCATAATCTGAAGGTTAAATCTGAACAAACGAAAACAAGTTCGCGATCCTACGAAGAACCAGACGAAGAACCATCAACTTCTACACCGACACCGCCACCACCTGCTGGCCCTTCAACCGAAGTCGTAATTGCGGCTGCTGCCGATTCGTCTGTCAAAGAGGTACCGGGTATTTATTCCGAGACTGAAGAAGTGCCAGAGACGACTCTTGCATCTTCCACGCAGTTACCTTCAAAACCTTCTACAGTAACACCCACTTCATCATCCGGTGATTTATTATCCACCGAAGGGAATGAAGCCGATGCAGCGATCCAAGAGATAGAACCGGAAACATCTACATCGCAATCACCAACGATAGAGCTTGCTGATCCCATTATCGCAGAGCCATCCGATGAATCTGAACTTCACCAACCAACATTATCGACAGAACCAGCAGAATCGGCCGAAAGTAGTTCTAACGTGCAAGAATCTTCCCAATTAATAGCTGTTCCCGCTGAAAACTTTGGCGGACCGGCAAATCTGTTTTATCTGTGCTCGGTTCGCGATGAAGGTTTTGTCCCAGTAAACAATGAACTGCTATATCTGGATGCATCTAATCAGCTTGTCGCACTTCCGGAGAATGCCTCTCTCGAGGAGATTGCCAGTCAACAAGCGGCTGCCGCAGGAGTACTCGAAATTCCGGTCGATGCTACCGGTAACGCCAGTGAGCATCACGTCGCAGAAATTGATGGTTCGCTGGACGCTGGCCAGCAAAACATAATACTCAATACCCAGGATGGACAGCAAATCATATTGGATCAACAAAGTTTAATGGCGCTGGCCGCCGGTGGCGATACGTCTCAGCTTTTAACACCTGATGGACAACAGATTCTACTGCAAG GTTCGGCACAGGAGTTGTTGGCAGCACTCGCCGTAAGTCAACCAGGATTGGGAATCGTAGCTGATGGTGCCCAAATCATTGTTGCCCCAGAATCGTTGATCGATTTACAAG ATACTCCGCTGCCAGGAGAGATTATCCAGGTCAATCCAAACACAACGGTCGAGACCAATGCAGTGTTGACCAAACCTCCGATCATGTCAACGGTAGAGGTGCCTACAAAAAATGGCAACGGAACAGAGTCTTCTTCCCATCCACCGGAGCAAAATCTTCTGGAAGGGGGAAGCGCTACGAATCTCGATGAGAGTTTGGCGGCCGTCATCGGAGTTCCCACAGGCAATCCAAATGTTCCCACCTCGCTGGAGTTGCCAATCACCGTTACAAACCCGGTGATTGCCAAAACCACGACCAGCAAAATCAATCCCATTTATCCATCGACTACTGCCATTTCTGCCATCGGTGGGATCGATCCAGCTTTAGCGGCTGCTGCAGTAATCGAACTGCCCACGGTAGCACAAACAG TTCCAGACAAACTCTCAGCTATCAAGTCCGTTTGGGATTGA